Sequence from the Zeugodacus cucurbitae isolate PBARC_wt_2022May chromosome 2, idZeuCucr1.2, whole genome shotgun sequence genome:
GGTGTATATGCAGCTGGATGTCGGCAGAGGCGTCAAATCGCAGTATGCCTGGTCCAGTTTCGCGACTACTGGCGAACTGCATTTGTGCGTTTTTGCTGCGAGAGGAGATGAAAAGAGCATATTCAATAAGTGCGTTATTTGTTAGTTCGTTTCGACTACGCTCTAAGACTTGACCCAAAGTGGCTATATAATACATAGATTCAGTTTCACTTACCGCGCCTGATTCGAATTGAATGCAAAGCATATGCCATATTCGGTGTGAATCGGCAGAAACTCATCGCAGCAATTgaagtgtttgtttgtataacgACAATTGAGCAGCAATTGTGCGCATTTGCCACGAAACTAGAGAAAAAACTGCAGTCAATACGATTTTGCAAAGTAAACTGTTATGCATACGCACCCGTGCCAACAACTCGGTGAAGTTCTGCGGACACTTTATATAATCGCATTTGTCGCATGTTGTACAGGTGCCACGAAAGAAGACCACTTCACCGACGAAATCGTCCATTTGCAGATCGTGGTCCGTGCCGAAGTATTGCTCGCTCATATCCCAAATTTTCTCACCATTGTAGATCTCGCAAACCGTTATGGCCGGAAAGGAGGTGTTCCAATTGATGCTTGATGAAGGGAGATGATAAAAATTCATAGTaaacaatttaatgaaaatgtaaCTTACAAAAGTGTGTCCATATTAAAGGACACGGATGAGGCGAAAAAGTTATTAACCAGCCCCACGCAGAGTTTCACCAGAAACGGTAGCGTGTAGTACGAAGACATTAGCATAAATGAACTGTAgaattagttttaaataaactatattaaaatctttttttttcaatattttacacaCCATTTTAGAAATAAACGCAGCGAATTCGCCATCATCCGTTATAGTAACCTACAACACTAGTGAAATAAGAGTAAAATAATGCCTAAAGCTCTTCGTGCAACCGTGCACAATAGTGCTCCTGTTATGAGTATTATATAGACCCATATATATAACAGTAAAGTGACAAATATTCCCTCACatttattgaatttcatttatgtatataaaaacctTTGTTCTGTCGTCCTTTTGTTGATTCAGAATCTTTTGTTCGCATTTGAGTGAAATCGTTTGATAACGATCCACGAGTGAACTGATTTATTGACCCATTTTCCTTTATTGTTGTGGTAGTTTTCAGCTCGAAAAGTTAGTTGGTGTTTCAGTCGTTTTTAGACAATCACCGAAACTATTTCGATTTAAggatattaatgtaaatattttggtattaGCTATACTATTATATTAAGTACTATAATAAGTATTAAGCATACGAAATATTGGTGAAATTAAGTTTAATGCGTCTCCGCTACAAAAGTCGTTTAAAGTTATCAGGCAGTTCACATTGAAAAGAAAGGCGTTTATTTCATTGTTAAGGTTTTTTATTTGACTGCTCGCCATTACTTTCCGGCTTTTCAGCACAGCAGACTCTACACACCGCACTAAACGTGGCTATTTCTGTGCCCAAATCGATGCGTTAAAATGTATTTGTTAAAATACATGCATGTATttgttaaaatacataaaatacatttgTCCGAAGATCTTGACATTTCCCTCTCTATCCGTCTACCACTCTCGGTTGGCAACACCCAAACTGAAGTACTGGGCATAGGAAGgcctgtgaagctctattgAATAGCTACAAGAGGATACATAAAGCAGAAATATACATAGCTATCTAGGCGGTACTCTTGGCCTTGTCGTCCCCCAGGACAAATTCCAGCTTTGTTCATAACTGCAAGAAGGCATTGAGCTCACTGGAAGACAAACTTCACCTAGACTTGATctgggttcccggccacagaaacatttttagtaatgaaaaaaaaaagacgAGTTGGCAAAGGTAGGCGGAGCCTTTCTAGATGGAATAGAGGCAGAGTCAATAACATGGCCGCTAGTATCGATCGGAAGAGAGCTCGACAATCACCTGAGAACAGAGGGAAATGTACAACCATATGCAAACAAAGCATTGACCATcgattgatgaaattttataaacCTATATTGGTAAGAACACCCATAGATCAACTTTGTACAAAAATAACACAATCTGTGTTAGACGATAATCTAGAAATGAGACCGAGActagtttattattaaaaaagtagaaGTCATATTAAATACGTTAGACTTCTAATTAAACTTATCCGACTGATGTGTCCACTTAACATCTTAAAATGTTCCATCGATAAGACAATTAATAGTTTCCAAACCagtttgaaaaatgaaaacaattagcttttaaaattatcaaatacttagtcttgtttatttttgatttttagccCAACATGGTGCTAATTCTACGGCacttcatttatatgtatataacctaatctatatatgtaagtttgtatgtacatatatagtatatattattagattatctaaataagaataaaaatatggctTCAAGTGATGCTTTTCGTgaagacaacacaacaaaagatattgcacaaatacaaatacaaatacaaataatttcgcaattattctaaattttgcGCAATGTTTCTTGTAATCCATGGTATAAAGTGTGTAACATTTGTGTAAATGCCCGGTGAATTTCTGTCGCTGCCACATTCCGTGCCACCAAAGGAAACAATGCCGTATTGGACATAGCGCTGGGTTTTCTGAAATGATGCGGTCAGGTACGGTGATAAATAGAAGAGCGGTCCACCAGAGTCACCTTTGCAGGTGTCGATGAGTCCATCGCCGCCGGCGCAAAGatgattttcattaatatttgtaCGCTTGAAGACATGTTGGCATTGCATGCGTGTTTTAAATGGCACCAGTGCCTTTTGTAAGATATCGGACGTTTTGCTATTCTCTGTGCCGCCCCAACCCGCTATGAAGAAGCGTTTATCTTGTGGTATTGCCGCCGCTTCTGGTATGATGGGCAAGCAGATTGGCTTGATATGTCCTGTGTATAGAAAATGTCTCAATTGGTTTACGCACTCAAGTAAAGCTTGCGCTAAGTGTTGGTCTAACTTACGAGTAATAGTCACCGCACGATTCAGTTTGATCAAAGCGACATCGTTGACTTTGCGTGCATTGTTGTAATCCGAATGTGGGATTGTCTTCTCAACGCCGATGTCTTCCACAGGCGGTGCGCAGATACGTTTGTTTACTGGTAAGCAGTCTACGGGCTTTGATAAATCATGCTCTCCCAAACGAACACCAATTCTGCAAGTACCATAGACAATatcatttacatattatatgtttATTCATCAAAGTGTTTGCTTGCTTAAACTCACATTCTATCTGGCACGCCCACCatacaacgtccggtgggattaacgtgggtacctgccgacgacggccttactccacggtgctcaaaagcacagcggatcaaatcaatgcgatgatcagcgccccgaaaatgcaatgcattattcggtaccaattggcgtgtggaatggacacactaaccaccttggtggggttcgaggcctatctaaaacctctgccgtactttgggtccggcacccggttgcaatgcaactccacattgagtgaccaaagtcactctccccgcatttgggtattgaaccacaaccaccacgatactccccgaggggccagtccgcatgagcaggttggagcgaactccaagggctcctgctccccgtggtaccagaattaagtctccggtcagacctcgtagccgaaactactaccagttgagcttccatacagctctggactggtgaccagggattgaatcccattctctcatccaattcatacacctttcacaccagaagctaaccccggtcttcagccaattgtcttcgccgcctgaacaacacgcgcgcaaatctttcaagcgaccctaactgttcggcattccgactagtggagatcacaccactaacgtctatccgtccatcagtccaactaatccccatacccccaaggtccctaatgtctgagtacatcgggcattccgctataacatgcacccaatcctcaacacgcgccccacacatacactctggactatctgcaaggtgcctcttatgcaagaatgcattaagaggcccatgccccgtaagcaggaaacccagacttagacagaatctgaagtctgggtttccttctacatacctaacgtcccggatgtactcataagtcacccgaccattgagactactgtcccaacggtcttgccacctacacctgaccctatcatctagaagcctcttgctccctagatatccctccctctccacatcatcatcggaaatcaaatcattccgcagcaatgacacactcagaccccttcttaacctgaatgatacagcacgctgcatgacaaccaggtcaagagggggcgcacctagtaacacctgcaacgcatccgtagaaacggtgcgacatacaggcagacaggcgagcatcatgcagcgctggacggagaggagctttcggcgaccgaagaccgtcgtgacagttcgccaccatacagccgctccataagtggcacaggccacaaataagccgcggtatatggtgcgaacagcacgacgtccgaggccccaatcactccgtaaaacgcgcataaccttacctacgaccgcctgcagtcgcaccttaacactcaccaagtgtggagtaaaacacattctttcactcatggtcaaccccaggtacttgacttgcgtcacatacctgatgccgaccccattcactcggacaaccggtggacgccccggtgacagtctgccttttaaaagcattgtcaccgttttgtccatcgagatgtctacacccacacttatcccccagttgtggacaatttccaaaaattgtcctcccacccgatccaactcacgccttgagcgaccttcaacaaggagaagaaggtcgtctgcatacgcaca
This genomic interval carries:
- the LOC105219325 gene encoding serine protease grass yields the protein MHYNKVFWLLLAATLLQAASAQFYYSCVTPYNTYGRCVPFNKCGFVKKLFEQFQLSVPANYQEDIIKARCHVYPDTGVHICCDESLSPTPPPTASTPPPTPTIDPEGLRILRDQACGKAGADRVSHGKDVSLYEFPWMALLIYDTDEDRYKCGGSLITDRFVLSAAHCMVGVPDRIIGVRLGEHDLSKPVDCLPVNKRICAPPVEDIGVEKTIPHSDYNNARKVNDVALIKLNRAVTITRHIKPICLPIIPEAAAIPQDKRFFIAGWGGTENSKTSDILQKALVPFKTRMQCQHVFKRTNINENHLCAGGDGLIDTCKGDSGGPLFYLSPYLTASFQKTQRYVQYGIVSFGGTECGSDRNSPGIYTNVTHFIPWITRNIAQNLE